The Peromyscus eremicus chromosome 11, PerEre_H2_v1, whole genome shotgun sequence genome includes a window with the following:
- the Dab2 gene encoding disabled homolog 2 isoform X2: protein MSNEVETGTTNGQPDQQAAPKVPSKKEKKKGSEKTDEYLLARFKGDGVKYKAKLIGIDDVPDARGDKMSQDSMMKLKGMAAAGRSQGQHKQRIWVNISLSGIKIIDEKTGVIEHEHPVNKISFIARDVTDNRAFGYVCGGEGQHQFFAIKTGQQAEPLVVDLKDLFQVIYNVKKKEEEKKKVEEASKAEENGSEALMTLDDQANKLKLGVDQMDLFGDMSTPPDLNSPTSSANDLLASDIFASEPPGQTSPPGQPAAPQTNPLDLFKTSAPAPMGPLAGLGGVPVTPPQAGPWTPVVFSPSPAVVPGAIISGQPSGFGQPIVFSTTPAVQVWNQPSSFAAPVSPPAPTVWCSPAPVAPNTWSSPSSLGNPFQSNAFPPPAPTTQSSPMLPSVLATPPQPPPRNGPLKDIPSDAFTGLDPLGDKEVKEVKEMFKDFQLRQPPIVPSRKGETPPTGTSSAFSSYFNNKVGIPQEHVDHDDFDANQLLSKINEPPKPAPRQGVLSGTKSADNSLENPFSKGGFNSSQPSVASQPASSDAHRSPFGNPFA, encoded by the exons ATGTCTAACGAAGTAGAAACAGGCACGACCAATGGTCAGCCGGACCAACAGGCCGCACCAAAAGTGCCatccaagaaggaaaagaagaaag GTTCTGAAAAGACAGATGAGTACCTGCTGGCCAGGTTCAAAGGTGATGGTGTGAAATACAAGGCCAAGCTAATTGGTATTGATGATGTACCTGATGCAAGAGGAGACAAAATGAGCCAAGATTCTATGATGAAACTCAAG GGAATGGCAGCAGCTGGTCGGTCTCAGGGACAGCACAAGCAACGGATCTGGGTCAACATTTCCCTGTCTGGCATAAAAATCATTGATGAGAAAACTGGG GTAATAGAGCATGAGCATCCAGTAAATaagatttctttcattgctcGTGATGTGACAGACAATAGAGCATTTGGTTATGTGTGTGGAGGAGAAGGCCAGCATCAATTTTTTGCCATAAAAACAGGGCAACAG GCTGAACCATTAGTCGTGGATCTTAAAGACCTTTTTCAAGTTATCTATaatgtaaagaaaaaggaagaagaaaagaaaaag GTCGAAGAAGCCAGCAAAGCAGAAGAG AATGGGAGTGAGGCCCTAATGACCCTTGATGATCAAGCTAACAAACTGAAGCTG GGTGTTGACCAGATGGATTTGTTTGGGGACATGTCTACACCTCCTGACCTAAATAGTCCAACa TCCTCAGCAAACGACTTGCTTGCCTCAGACATCTTTGCCTCAGAACCTCCAGGCCAGACGTCACCCCCAGGACAACCTGCGGCCCCTCAGACCAATCCTTTGGATCTCTTCAAAACAAGTGCTCCTGCCCCAATGGGGCCCCTTGCAGGTCTAG GTGGTGTTCCAGTAACACCCCCTCAAGCAGGACCTTGGACCCCTGTTGTCTTCAGCCCCTCTCCAGCTGTGGTCCCGGGAGCCATAATAAGTGGCCAGCCTTCAGGTTTTGGTCAGCCAATCGTTTTTAGTACAACCCCAGCAGTTCAAGTTTGGAATCAACCTTCATCGTTTGCAGCCCCAGTTTCCCCTCCAGCCCCTACAGTATGGTGTTCTCCTGCACCTGTGGCACCCAACACTTGGTCATCCCCAAGCTCTCTGGGGAATCCTTTTCAGAGTAACGCTTTCCCACCTCCTGCCCCAACCACTCAGTCCTCTCCAATGCTTCCTTCTGTTCTGGCCACACCTCCTCAACCACCTCCCAGAAATGGCCCACTAAAGGACATCCCCAGTGATGCTTTCACTGGCTTAGACCCACTTGGGGACAAAGAAGTCAAGGAAGTGAAGGAAATGTTTAAGGACTTCCAGCTGCGGCAGCCACCTATTGTACCCTCAAGGAAGGGAGAGACACCTCCTACTGGGACTTCAAGTGCCTTCTCCAGTTACTTCAACAATAAAGTTGGCATTCCTCAGGAGCATGTAGACCATGATGATTTTGATGCCAATCAGCTGTTGAGCAAGATTAATG AACCACCAAAGCCAGCTCCCAGGCAAGGTGTCCTCTCGGGTACCAAGTCTGCTGACAATTCACTTGAGAACCCCTTCTCTAAAGGAGGCTTCAATTCATCACAGCCCTCC gtGGCTTCTCAGCCTGCATCTTCTGATGCCCACAGGAGTCCTTTTGGAAATCCTTTCGCCTAG
- the Dab2 gene encoding disabled homolog 2 isoform X1 has translation MSNEVETGTTNGQPDQQAAPKVPSKKEKKKGSEKTDEYLLARFKGDGVKYKAKLIGIDDVPDARGDKMSQDSMMKLKGMAAAGRSQGQHKQRIWVNISLSGIKIIDEKTGVIEHEHPVNKISFIARDVTDNRAFGYVCGGEGQHQFFAIKTGQQAEPLVVDLKDLFQVIYNVKKKEEEKKKVEEASKAEENGSEALMTLDDQANKLKLGVDQMDLFGDMSTPPDLNSPTESKDILLVDLNSEIDTNQNSLRENPYLTNGVSSCSLPRPKPQASFLPENAFSANLNFFPTPNPDPFRDDPFAQPDQSAPSSFDSLTPPDQKKENLSSLSAPQSKGPLNGDTDYFGQQFDQISNRTGKQEAQAGPWPYPSSQTPQAVRTQNGVSEREQNGFHIKSSPNPFVGSPPKGLSVPNGVKQDLESSVQSSAHDSIAIIPPPQSTKPGRGRRTAKSSANDLLASDIFASEPPGQTSPPGQPAAPQTNPLDLFKTSAPAPMGPLAGLGGVPVTPPQAGPWTPVVFSPSPAVVPGAIISGQPSGFGQPIVFSTTPAVQVWNQPSSFAAPVSPPAPTVWCSPAPVAPNTWSSPSSLGNPFQSNAFPPPAPTTQSSPMLPSVLATPPQPPPRNGPLKDIPSDAFTGLDPLGDKEVKEVKEMFKDFQLRQPPIVPSRKGETPPTGTSSAFSSYFNNKVGIPQEHVDHDDFDANQLLSKINEPPKPAPRQGVLSGTKSADNSLENPFSKGGFNSSQPSVASQPASSDAHRSPFGNPFA, from the exons ATGTCTAACGAAGTAGAAACAGGCACGACCAATGGTCAGCCGGACCAACAGGCCGCACCAAAAGTGCCatccaagaaggaaaagaagaaag GTTCTGAAAAGACAGATGAGTACCTGCTGGCCAGGTTCAAAGGTGATGGTGTGAAATACAAGGCCAAGCTAATTGGTATTGATGATGTACCTGATGCAAGAGGAGACAAAATGAGCCAAGATTCTATGATGAAACTCAAG GGAATGGCAGCAGCTGGTCGGTCTCAGGGACAGCACAAGCAACGGATCTGGGTCAACATTTCCCTGTCTGGCATAAAAATCATTGATGAGAAAACTGGG GTAATAGAGCATGAGCATCCAGTAAATaagatttctttcattgctcGTGATGTGACAGACAATAGAGCATTTGGTTATGTGTGTGGAGGAGAAGGCCAGCATCAATTTTTTGCCATAAAAACAGGGCAACAG GCTGAACCATTAGTCGTGGATCTTAAAGACCTTTTTCAAGTTATCTATaatgtaaagaaaaaggaagaagaaaagaaaaag GTCGAAGAAGCCAGCAAAGCAGAAGAG AATGGGAGTGAGGCCCTAATGACCCTTGATGATCAAGCTAACAAACTGAAGCTG GGTGTTGACCAGATGGATTTGTTTGGGGACATGTCTACACCTCCTGACCTAAATAGTCCAACa GAAAGCAAAGATATCCTGTTAGTGGATCTAAACTCTGAAATCGACACCAATCAGAACTCTTTAAGAGAAAATCCATACTTAACAAATGGCGTCTCCTCCTGTTCTCTCCCTCGACCAAAGCCTCAGGCGTCCTTCTTGCCTGAAAATGCCTTTTCTGCCAATCTCAACTTCTTTCCCACCCCTAATCCCGATCCTTTCCGTGATGATCCTTTTGCACAGCCAGACCAATCGGCACCCTCTTCGTTTGATTCTCTCACACCTCCAGATCAGAAGAAAGAGAATTTGAGCAGCTTGTCTGCTCCTCAGAGTAAAGGGCCCCTGAACGGTGATACTGATTACTTTGGTCAGCAATTTGACCAGATCTCTAACCGGACTGGCAAACAGGAAGCTCAGGCAGGCCCGTGGCCCTATCCAAGTTCGCAAACCCCGCAAGCAGTGAGAACTCAAAACGGGGTATCTGAAAGAGAACAGAACGGCTTCCATATCAAATCTTCCCCGAACCCTTTTGTGGGAAGCCCTCCCAAAGGACTATCGGTACCGAATGGCGTAAAGCAGGACTTGGAAAGCTCTGTCCAGTCCTCAGCACATGACTCCATAGCCATTATCCCACCTCCACAAAGTACCAAACCgggaagaggcagaaggactgctaag TCCTCAGCAAACGACTTGCTTGCCTCAGACATCTTTGCCTCAGAACCTCCAGGCCAGACGTCACCCCCAGGACAACCTGCGGCCCCTCAGACCAATCCTTTGGATCTCTTCAAAACAAGTGCTCCTGCCCCAATGGGGCCCCTTGCAGGTCTAG GTGGTGTTCCAGTAACACCCCCTCAAGCAGGACCTTGGACCCCTGTTGTCTTCAGCCCCTCTCCAGCTGTGGTCCCGGGAGCCATAATAAGTGGCCAGCCTTCAGGTTTTGGTCAGCCAATCGTTTTTAGTACAACCCCAGCAGTTCAAGTTTGGAATCAACCTTCATCGTTTGCAGCCCCAGTTTCCCCTCCAGCCCCTACAGTATGGTGTTCTCCTGCACCTGTGGCACCCAACACTTGGTCATCCCCAAGCTCTCTGGGGAATCCTTTTCAGAGTAACGCTTTCCCACCTCCTGCCCCAACCACTCAGTCCTCTCCAATGCTTCCTTCTGTTCTGGCCACACCTCCTCAACCACCTCCCAGAAATGGCCCACTAAAGGACATCCCCAGTGATGCTTTCACTGGCTTAGACCCACTTGGGGACAAAGAAGTCAAGGAAGTGAAGGAAATGTTTAAGGACTTCCAGCTGCGGCAGCCACCTATTGTACCCTCAAGGAAGGGAGAGACACCTCCTACTGGGACTTCAAGTGCCTTCTCCAGTTACTTCAACAATAAAGTTGGCATTCCTCAGGAGCATGTAGACCATGATGATTTTGATGCCAATCAGCTGTTGAGCAAGATTAATG AACCACCAAAGCCAGCTCCCAGGCAAGGTGTCCTCTCGGGTACCAAGTCTGCTGACAATTCACTTGAGAACCCCTTCTCTAAAGGAGGCTTCAATTCATCACAGCCCTCC gtGGCTTCTCAGCCTGCATCTTCTGATGCCCACAGGAGTCCTTTTGGAAATCCTTTCGCCTAG